A genomic stretch from Acropora palmata chromosome 13, jaAcrPala1.3, whole genome shotgun sequence includes:
- the LOC141864224 gene encoding DELTA-actitoxin-Afr1a-like, which translates to MTNSYFALARDELQQSRNFEGQTKGFRPRAPKLKMDRDISYIFFLLLIVSVSITTLGSTIKAKNPNGEELLAMLEPSNYSNPQMNPKDKVSEKQKRLDPATVIPGATLTQGVLKDALTALGSGDRKISIGIDNESGFDWERPTHYFYSGTSEKNLPFHLKSGDTVLYSARKTSGSLKGAVGVVAYNVPWVRRTVAVMFSVPYDYGLFENWWNVKLYTGIKRADYEIFEDMYYDANPFQANGWHERDLGIICKFRGVMSSSGQANLKIHVMRKFATDI; encoded by the exons ATGACGAACAGTTATTTTGCACTCGCAAGGGATGAATTGCAACAGAGTAGGAATTTCGAGGGCCAGACAAAAGGATTTCGTCCACGTGCACCCAA GTTGAAAATGGACCGTGACATcagttatatcttcttcttgcTATTAATCGTTTCGGTTAGTATTACCACCTTAGGATCTACGATCAAGGCAAAGAATCCAAATGGAGAG GAACTTCTAGCCATGTTGGAGCCATCTAACTATTCAAACCCACAGATGAACCCGAAAGACAAAGTCAGCGAAAAGCAGAAGAGATTAGATC CTGCAACTGTTATTCCTGGTGCTACCCTTACACAAGGTGTGCTAAAAGACGCTCTGACCGCCCTCGGTAGCGGGGACCGCAAAATTTCCATTGGTATTGACAACGAAAGTGGATTTGATTGGGAGAGACCTACCCACTACTTCTACTCTGGCACTTCGGAAAAAAACTTGCCATTTCATCTTAAAAGTG GGGACACCGTGCTGTACTCAGCTCGTAAGACTTCGGGGTCACTTAAAGGAGCCGTTGGAGTCGTGGCATACAATGTTCCTTGGGTCCGCAGAACGGTTGCCGTAATGTTCTCTGTTCCTTATGATTACGGGCTCTTCGAAAATTGGTGGAATGTCAAGCTTTACACTGGAATAAAACGGGCCGACTATGAAATCTTCGAGGATATGTACTATGACGCAAATCCCTTCCAGGCAAATGGTTGGCATGAAAGAGACCTAGGTATTATTTGTAAATTTAGGGGTGTAATGTCCAGCTCTGGTCAAGCCAACCTCAAGATTCACGTCATGAGAAAATTCGCAACCGACATCTAG